A window of Bacillus rossius redtenbacheri isolate Brsri chromosome 4 unlocalized genomic scaffold, Brsri_v3 Brsri_v3_scf4_1, whole genome shotgun sequence contains these coding sequences:
- the LOC134541730 gene encoding dehydrodolichyl diphosphate synthase complex subunit Nus1, translating to MSRVDLWATVESACVCTAVCRRVISVIEGLIKKNEAKLYKAFSQYRNNFLNHITLQRKGLSNGVIIEKESKNGFSGQKKLHLNLFSLTDGKGGVVTVARNVCEWVESGKLKASEICQDLLTELIQTEFDVPDPDLAVYCGEVCSTFGFLPWQIRVTELAHFETHHNLSLVQFASVLRQYGQCQQRFGK from the exons ATGTCACGGGTTGACCTATGGGCGACAGTGGAGAGTGCGTGCGTATGTACAGCTGTCTGCAGACGTGTGATTTCTGTGATTGAAG GCCTGATAAAGAAAAATGAAGCCAAACTTTATAAAGCCTTTTCACAAtacagaaacaattttttaaaccacATTACACTGCAGAGAAAAGGACTATCAAATGGTGTCATAATCGAAAAAGAGTCAAAAAATG GGTTCAGCGGTCAGAAGAAATTGCATTTAAACCTGTTCTCGCTGACAGATGGCAAGGGAGGTGTTGTAACTGTTGCTCGTAACGTTTGCGAGTGGGTGGAGTCTGGAAAACTGAAAGCTTCAGAAATCTGCCAAGACCTGCTAACAGAACTGATACAAACAGAATTTGACGTTCCTGACCCGGATCTAGCCGTCTACTGCGGGGAAGTGTGCTCCACATTCGGCTTCCTGCCGTGGCAGATCAGGGTTACTGAACTTGC gcatTTTGAAACACATCACAATCTCTCTTTAGTTCAGTTTGCATCAGTCCTGAGACAGTATGGACAGTGTCAGCAGAGATTTGGAAAGTGA
- the LOC134541593 gene encoding DNA-directed RNA polymerase III subunit RPC4, whose translation MSENAKIDFRKLLLAANIKQEPGVAPARQNRLPSFKGMRDLNLNSATSADAKSRKVFTPNLNVQRNKSRAEAVAGGPQAPGRQQQGRGRGEARGRGRGRGRAVLIQSAGGVFSEGVSAESVAARRERSGHGKSGGGGGADYMPKPKLNLNHKVDKQEEELKLNQLLKDDFLDDPALEPDSSDAPVALPNLRPAQLKEEVLPGGVKVKKEEADVDEKLAHLLGDPGARLVLLQLPDVLPGAGDGDQPCTLRQLPEGRAGTLQVLRSGKLRLLLGSTALSVHPGTEVSYRQVAVSVDLRDELRSGDMISLGPVVDRLVCTPDWESLLARCSI comes from the coding sequence ATGTCTGAGAACGCCAAGATAGACTTCAGGAAACTGCTGCTCGCTGCGAACATCAAGCAGGAGCCGGGGGTGGCTCCCGCGCGACAGAACCGCCTCCCCTCCTTCAAGGGGATGCGCGACCTCAACCTCAACTCGGCCACGTCGGCGGACGCCAAGTCGCGCAAGGTGTTCACTCCGAACCTGAACGTGCAGCGCAACAAGAGCCGGGCGGAGGCCGTGGCCGGCGGGCCGCAGGCCCCGGGCAGGCAGCAGCAGGGCCGTGGGAGGGGCGAGGcccgggggagggggcgggggcGGGGCAGGGCGGTGCTCATACAGTCCGCGGGGGGAGTGTTCTCGGAGGGAGTGTCGGCGGAGAGCGTCGCGGCGCGGCGGGAGAGGTCCGGCCACGGCAagagcggcggcggcggcggtgcgGACTACATGCCCAAGCCCAAGCTGAACCTGAACCACAAGGTGGACAAGCAGGAGGAGGAGCTGAAGCTGAACCAGCTGCTCAAGGACGACTTCCTGGACGACCCGGCCCTGGAGCCGGACTCCTCCGACGCTCCGGTCGCGCTCCCCAACCTGCGCCCGGCCCAGCTCAAGGAGGAGGTGCTGCCGGGTGGCGTGAAGGTCAAGAAGGAGGAGGCGGACGTGGACGAGAAGCTGGCGCACCTGCTGGGAGACCCCGGGGCCAGGCTGGTGCTGCTGCAGCTGCCCGACGTGCTGCCGGGGGCGGGGGACGGGGACCAGCCGTGCACGCTGCGCCAGCTGCCGGAGGGCCGTGCCGGCACGCTGCAGGTGCTGCGCTCGGGCAAGCTGCGCCTGCTGCTGGGCAGCACCGCGCTGAGCGTGCACCCCGGCACGGAGGTCAGCTACAGGCAGGTGGCCGTGTCGGTGGACCTGCGCGACGAGCTGCGCAGCGGGGACATGATCAGCCTGGGCCCCGTGGTGGACAGGCTGGTGTGCACGCCCGACTGGGAGAGCCTGCTGGCGCGCTGCAGCATCTGA